The DNA region CTCCGTGAGAAGAAGACCATTTCTTTTGCCGGATGCCTCCTTCAGACCTACTTCTTCCACTCTCTAGGGGCCTCTGAATGCTACCTTCTTACAGCCATGGCCTATGACCGATACCTGGCCATCTGCCGGCCCCTCCACTACCCTGCAGTTATGACCCCGACACTCTGTGGCAAGTTGGCTGCTGGTTGTTGGACTTGTGGCTTCCTGTGTCCCATTTCTGAAGTCATCCTGGTCTCCCAGCTCCCCTTTTGTGGCTATAATGAAATTCAACACATCTTCTGTGACTTTCCACCTCTGCTGAGCCTGGCCTGCAAGGACACATCCACGAATGTCCTTGTGGACTTTGCTATCAATGCCTTTATCATTCTCATCACCTTCCTCTTTATTATGGTTTCTTATGGAAGAATCATCAGTGCTGTACTGAAGATAaaaacagcagaaggaagaaagaaggcctTCTCTACCTGTGCCTCACATCTCACTGTGGTTCTCATCTTTTTTGGGAGTATCATTTTCATGTATGTGCGCCTAAAGAAGAGCTATTCCCTGACCCTTGACCGCACACTTGCTGTAGTCTACTCTGTACTAACACCACTCGTCA from Lynx canadensis isolate LIC74 chromosome F1, mLynCan4.pri.v2, whole genome shotgun sequence includes:
- the LOC115504872 gene encoding olfactory receptor 6N2, producing the protein MEQRNHSSLAEFVFLGFPKMGHVRGWLFALLLLAYLFTFCGNLLTFLAIRLNAALHTPMYHFVSILSLLELWYTATTIPNMLANLLREKKTISFAGCLLQTYFFHSLGASECYLLTAMAYDRYLAICRPLHYPAVMTPTLCGKLAAGCWTCGFLCPISEVILVSQLPFCGYNEIQHIFCDFPPLLSLACKDTSTNVLVDFAINAFIILITFLFIMVSYGRIISAVLKIKTAEGRKKAFSTCASHLTVVLIFFGSIIFMYVRLKKSYSLTLDRTLAVVYSVLTPLVNPIIYSLRNKELIKAIKRTICRKSGRAHH